One genomic window of Conger conger chromosome 9, fConCon1.1, whole genome shotgun sequence includes the following:
- the LOC133137065 gene encoding cbp/p300-interacting transactivator 3-like — MSDQLMLPMGHGPASGGLHRHRMGVNPAQPGFRGLPNGQMMHYGMGPQNNMEVPMRQCSIPAINRQTGHPHQMPGNMMYSSQNLQQQNHAHLHQQAQNHARMQQQQQQQQQQQQNLTHQHPNHPPNQHQYLPEGLPSQPLMASMHLQKLNTQYQGHPLLPLNGNHISNSAPYRLASAQRASVQHVAVPTLGLSFIDTDLIDEEVLTSLVKELGLERVQELPELFLGHNEFDFFSDFVCKQQPGAVSC, encoded by the coding sequence ATGTCCGACCAGCTAATGTTGCCAATGGGTCACGGTCCTGCTAGTGGGGGCCTGCACCGGCACAGAATGGGCGTGAACCCGGCGCAGCCCGGATTCCGCGGCCTACCCAACGGCCAGATGATGCACTACGGCATGGGTCCCCAGAACAACATGGAGGTGCCGATGAGACAGTGCTCCATCCCTGCTATAAACAGACAGACTGGTCACCCTCACCAGATGCCAGGCAACATGATGTACAGCAGCCAGAACCTCCAGCAGCAGAACCACGCACATCTACACCAGCAAGCCCAGAACCACGCACggatgcagcagcagcagcagcagcagcagcaacagcaacagaacCTCACACACCAGCACCCGAACCACCCCCCGAACCAGCACCAGTACCTGCCCGAGGGCCTCCCTTCCCAGCCGCTCATGGCCAGCATGCACCTCCAGAAACTCAACACCCAGTACCAAGGGCACCCGCTCCTGCCCCTGAATGGGAATCACATcagcaacagcgccccctacaggctgGCCTCGGCGCAACGGGCTAGCGTGCAGCATGTAGCAGTACCGACGCTAGGCCTGAGCTTCATCGACACAGACTTGATAGACGAGGAGGTGCTGACCTCCCTGGTGAAGGAGCTGGGTCTGGAGCGTGTGCAGGAGCTCCCAGAGCTCTTCCTAGGACACAACGAGTTTGACTTCTTCTCGGACTTTGTGTGCAAGCAGCAGCCAGGCGCTGTGAGCTGCTGA